A genomic region of Streptomyces sp. NBC_00247 contains the following coding sequences:
- a CDS encoding flavin reductase family protein, translating into MSNDEFRAALARLAAGVVLVTAEEPAADEGERGEEAGMTATAFLSVSLDPPLVLVSLRNDSRMDDLLAEQPLWAVSVLAAGQRQIASRFSMKGRISDRLLFADVPHARGEVSGAPLVSGALATLECRTEQRILAGDHTLVIGRVLTATVPAAADGEPLLYFKGNYRTLG; encoded by the coding sequence GTGAGCAACGACGAGTTCCGGGCCGCTCTCGCACGGCTGGCCGCAGGCGTGGTGCTGGTCACCGCCGAGGAGCCGGCCGCCGACGAGGGCGAGCGCGGCGAAGAGGCCGGGATGACCGCGACGGCTTTCCTGTCGGTATCGCTGGACCCGCCACTGGTGCTGGTCAGCCTGCGCAACGACTCCCGCATGGACGACCTGCTGGCCGAACAGCCGCTCTGGGCGGTCTCCGTCCTGGCCGCCGGACAGCGTCAGATCGCGTCCCGGTTCTCGATGAAGGGCCGGATCAGCGACCGGCTGCTCTTCGCGGACGTCCCGCACGCGCGCGGCGAGGTCTCCGGGGCGCCGCTGGTGAGCGGGGCGTTGGCGACCCTGGAGTGCCGGACCGAGCAGCGGATCCTGGCGGGCGACCACACCCTCGTGATCGGACGGGTGCTCACGGCGACGGTGCCGGCGGCCGCGGACGGCGAGCCGCTGCTCTACTTCAAGGGGAACTACCGGACGCTGGGCTGA
- the cdgB gene encoding diguanylate cyclase CdgB, whose product MEAESEPYVRLATMRQLHQAVADLNSARSLADTLQTVADGIVTGLGYELGCVNLVQPDGELVVAAFAGNNAAEALITGRTGSRTAWERRLNMGEAWEDLRFIPHTEGWVLLDDDVPQWHTEGPEPRFEDEWHPLDRLYAPMYTSTGGRDRGDLRDLLGVLSVDRPRNGRRPGAWGREALQMYASQAAIAIGNARLRANMQRALVRLEREQQALRASEESFRQAFEYAPSGMAIAEVGGEQHGRLLRTNDALCRLLGRPASVLRRHSFADLVHPEDLGTLLRTSAEGGRAELRLGRRDSTYLWVSLRNSVVADTTDGPRFLLTHVEDIEERKRHELNLAHRASHDALTGLPNSAELRSRLSERLCERPHATAATAIEALDAAYGDVEARGHGYDVDPGAAGIPYDHHVHTVAPDPARDDGAKGLAVLFCDLDGFKSINDRFGHTTGDAVLIEVARRLSTCVRDGDTVARLGGDEFVVLADGLGAADAADLAVRLRNAIIPPIRVDGRAVRVGASFGIGWAECGMSVEEVLASADQRMYVEKRSRAKVHRRAG is encoded by the coding sequence ATGGAGGCCGAGTCGGAGCCCTACGTCCGTCTTGCGACCATGCGGCAGCTGCACCAGGCCGTCGCTGATCTCAATTCGGCGCGCAGCCTTGCCGACACGCTGCAGACCGTGGCGGACGGGATCGTCACCGGTCTCGGCTACGAGCTGGGCTGCGTCAATCTCGTCCAGCCGGACGGTGAACTCGTCGTGGCCGCGTTCGCGGGCAACAACGCGGCCGAGGCGCTGATCACCGGCCGCACCGGTTCCCGCACCGCCTGGGAGCGCCGGCTGAACATGGGGGAGGCCTGGGAGGATCTGCGGTTCATACCGCACACCGAGGGCTGGGTACTCCTCGACGACGACGTGCCGCAGTGGCACACCGAGGGCCCCGAGCCCCGCTTCGAGGACGAATGGCACCCGCTGGACCGCCTCTACGCCCCTATGTACACGAGCACCGGCGGTCGGGACCGCGGTGACCTCCGGGACCTGCTCGGCGTGCTCTCCGTGGACCGCCCGCGCAACGGCCGCCGGCCCGGCGCCTGGGGCCGCGAAGCGCTCCAGATGTACGCCTCGCAGGCCGCGATAGCGATAGGCAACGCCCGGCTCCGCGCCAACATGCAGCGCGCGCTGGTCCGTCTCGAACGCGAGCAGCAGGCGCTGCGGGCCAGCGAGGAGTCCTTCCGCCAGGCCTTCGAGTACGCCCCCAGCGGCATGGCCATCGCGGAGGTGGGCGGTGAACAGCACGGGCGGCTGCTCCGTACCAACGACGCCCTCTGCCGGCTCCTCGGGCGCCCGGCCTCGGTGCTGCGCCGCCACTCCTTCGCCGATCTGGTCCATCCCGAGGACCTCGGCACCCTGCTCCGTACGTCCGCCGAGGGCGGGCGGGCCGAGCTGCGGCTCGGCCGGCGTGACAGCACGTACCTCTGGGTCTCGCTCCGCAACTCGGTGGTCGCGGACACCACGGACGGGCCGCGCTTCCTCCTCACGCACGTGGAGGACATAGAGGAGCGCAAGCGGCACGAGCTGAACCTCGCGCACCGCGCCTCGCACGACGCCCTCACCGGACTGCCCAACAGCGCGGAGCTGCGTTCCCGGCTCAGCGAACGGCTCTGCGAGCGCCCGCACGCCACCGCGGCCACCGCGATCGAGGCGCTGGACGCGGCGTACGGGGACGTGGAGGCCAGGGGCCACGGGTACGACGTCGATCCGGGCGCCGCCGGCATCCCCTACGACCACCACGTCCACACGGTGGCGCCGGACCCGGCGCGCGACGACGGGGCCAAGGGGCTCGCGGTCCTCTTCTGCGATCTCGACGGCTTCAAGTCCATCAACGACCGGTTCGGTCACACGACGGGTGACGCGGTACTGATCGAGGTGGCCCGCCGCCTCAGCACATGCGTGCGGGACGGGGACACCGTCGCCCGTCTCGGAGGTGACGAGTTCGTCGTGCTCGCGGACGGGCTCGGCGCGGCGGACGCAGCCGACCTCGCGGTACGCCTGCGGAACGCGATCATCCCGCCCATCAGGGTGGACGGCAGGGCGGTCCGGGTCGGAGCGAGCTTCGGCATCGGCTGGGCCGAGTGCGGGATGAGCGTGGAAGAGGTCCTGGCCTCGGCGGACCAGCGGATGTACGTGGAGAAGCGGTCGCGGGCGAAGGTTCACCGCAGAGCCGGATGA
- a CDS encoding carbohydrate-binding protein: protein MTAGNNGESKPEDDDPFGYLYEDGQAAGAQPPGGGGYGYPGPAAQPGIPRTSYNQVRAVGERQYGQVPPQQAYGQPQQQYGQPQQPYGQQPPQYGQQPYGQPAAQYAAPETYPGGAVTTSGSVGHGGGGAGRSGNGGRGGPNTKAILGGAIAVVAVVLIGIAAALTTGDGDKDDQKNDASASAAPSDDTQKSESPEPTASDEPAELPKQDAAALSLGGTASLENTIPGAKSASGRYISLNEVGRSATWTVEVPEAGAYTLYVTYGVPGKDAKTTLTVNAEAPRSINMKNYAQAAEGDAAKGWTNTYAYVNLTKGSNTLKLSCEVGDLCDANLDQLSLKAGQQQ from the coding sequence ATGACGGCCGGAAACAACGGCGAGAGCAAGCCCGAGGACGACGACCCGTTCGGCTATCTGTACGAGGACGGGCAGGCGGCGGGCGCCCAGCCCCCCGGCGGTGGCGGCTACGGCTACCCCGGACCGGCTGCTCAGCCGGGTATCCCCCGGACCTCCTACAACCAGGTGCGGGCCGTCGGAGAGCGGCAGTACGGGCAGGTCCCGCCGCAGCAGGCCTATGGTCAGCCCCAGCAGCAGTACGGCCAGCCCCAGCAGCCCTACGGTCAGCAGCCGCCGCAGTACGGTCAGCAGCCCTACGGTCAGCCCGCCGCCCAGTACGCGGCCCCGGAGACCTACCCCGGCGGTGCCGTGACGACGTCCGGTTCGGTCGGGCACGGTGGCGGCGGCGCCGGGCGGAGCGGGAACGGCGGCCGTGGCGGCCCCAACACCAAGGCCATCCTCGGTGGCGCCATCGCGGTCGTCGCGGTCGTGCTGATCGGTATCGCCGCCGCCCTGACCACGGGCGACGGTGACAAGGACGACCAGAAGAACGACGCCTCGGCCTCGGCGGCCCCCAGCGACGACACCCAGAAGTCCGAGTCGCCCGAGCCCACCGCCTCGGACGAGCCGGCCGAACTGCCGAAGCAGGACGCCGCAGCGCTCAGCCTCGGCGGCACGGCCTCCCTGGAGAACACGATTCCGGGCGCCAAGAGCGCCAGCGGGCGCTACATCAGCCTCAACGAGGTCGGCCGGTCGGCCACCTGGACGGTCGAGGTGCCGGAGGCCGGGGCGTACACCCTGTACGTGACGTACGGCGTGCCCGGCAAGGACGCCAAGACGACCCTGACGGTCAACGCCGAGGCGCCCCGCTCCATCAACATGAAGAACTACGCGCAGGCGGCCGAGGGCGACGCGGCGAAGGGCTGGACGAACACGTACGCCTACGTCAACCTCACCAAGGGTTCCAACACCCTGAAGCTCTCGTGCGAGGTCGGCGACCTGTGCGACGCCAACCTGGACCAGCTCTCGCTGAAGGCCGGGCAGCAGCAGTAA